In Silene latifolia isolate original U9 population chromosome 3, ASM4854445v1, whole genome shotgun sequence, a single window of DNA contains:
- the LOC141649819 gene encoding uncharacterized protein LOC141649819, whose amino-acid sequence MATVARHRYDEDGVVLFDGKIGIFPFIYEAEALRSSKNREKGTLEVKPIESITKEVIKQCLIERVIPAIKAKWPLNASRRIYIQQDNAKPHISAQDLDFLSVAKSDGFDIDLVCQPPNSPDLNILDLVFFRSIQTLQHKKCPESILELIESVGKAYDEIDNEKLKFVWVFLHACMNEILRDEGNNSFLIPHIGKRKVQRTGILETKVKPNMECLQRALHALENINNNVEEPTQAESAQAETVQAETTQAAATQEG is encoded by the coding sequence ATGGCGACCGTTGCAAGGCATAGATATGATGAGGATGGTGTTGTTCTATTTGATGGTAAAATTGGTATTTTTCCATTTATATATGAAGCGGAAGCATTGAGGTCAAGCAAAAATAGGGAAAAAGGAACTTTGGAAGTGAAACCCATTGAAAGCATAACAAAGGAAGTTATCAAGCAATGCCTAATTGAGAGGGTCATTCCCGCAATCAAAGCAAAATGGCCTCTAAATGCAAGTAGGAGGATTTACATACAACAAGACAATGCAAAACCACACATTTCAGCACAAGATTTAGATTTTCTAAGTGTTGCAAAATCAGATGGGTTTGATATTGATCTAGTTTGTCAACCACCAAATAGTCCGGATTTAAACATTTTGGATTTAGTATTTTTTAGGTCTATTCAAACCCTTCAACACAAAAAGTGCCCCGAGTCTATActtgaacttatagaatctgttGGCAAAGCATATGATGAAATTGATAATGAAAAATTGAAGTTTGTTTGGGTTTTCCTTCATGCATGCATGAATGAGATATTGCGAGATGAAGGTAACAATTCTTTTCTTATTCCACACATTGGTAAGAGAAAGGTACAAAGGACTGGAATTCTTGAAACAAAAGTAAAACCCAACATGGAATGTTTACAAAGAGCATTACATGCATTGGAGAATATTAACAACAATGTCGAAGAACCTACACAAGCAGAATCAGCACAAGCAGAAACAGTACAAGCAGAAACAACACAAGCGGCAGCAACACAAGAAGGTTAA